From the genome of Flavobacterium ovatum, one region includes:
- a CDS encoding type IX secretion system membrane protein PorP/SprF: MKTKILSFVLMFTATVSFAQQDSQFTQYMYNTINVNPAYAGSRGALSIFALHRTQWVGLDGAPVTNAVSINTPLNSSRLGLGVSLINDRIGPTTENTISADLSYTIPTSETFKLSFGIKATANLFDLNNSKLVSKEQGDPTLQSFTKFNPNLGAGLYLHSDKAYVGFSIPNFIESNRYDDNEVALFKEKVNYYLIAGYVFDLNNNIKFKPAMLSKMVKGSPLQADISANFLFFDKFMLGASYRWSAAVSAMVGFQISDAMYIGYGYDRETTNLNNYSSGSHEIFLRYEIFKNNDKITTPRFF, from the coding sequence ATGAAAACAAAAATACTTTCTTTCGTTTTGATGTTTACTGCAACGGTAAGTTTTGCACAACAAGATTCGCAATTTACTCAGTACATGTACAACACAATCAATGTCAATCCGGCCTACGCAGGATCTAGAGGAGCCTTGAGTATATTTGCTTTGCATCGTACCCAATGGGTAGGACTCGATGGAGCACCTGTAACTAATGCTGTTTCAATAAACACTCCTTTGAATAGTAGTAGACTTGGACTTGGAGTATCGCTAATCAATGATAGGATTGGACCTACTACTGAGAATACGATCTCTGCTGATTTATCATACACAATACCTACTTCGGAGACTTTCAAGCTTTCCTTTGGTATTAAAGCTACCGCCAATTTGTTTGACCTAAACAATAGTAAACTTGTTTCTAAAGAACAGGGGGACCCAACCTTACAAAGTTTTACTAAATTCAATCCTAACTTAGGTGCTGGTTTATATTTACATTCTGATAAAGCATATGTAGGCTTTTCTATTCCTAACTTTATTGAATCTAATCGATATGATGATAATGAAGTCGCTCTTTTTAAAGAAAAAGTAAACTATTATTTGATTGCTGGTTATGTTTTTGATTTAAACAACAACATTAAATTCAAACCTGCTATGCTCTCTAAAATGGTTAAAGGATCTCCTTTACAGGCTGATATTTCTGCTAACTTTTTATTCTTTGATAAATTTATGCTTGGTGCTTCTTACAGATGGAGCGCTGCTGTTAGTGCAATGGTAGGTTTTCAAATTTCGGATGCTATGTATATTGGATATGGTTATGACAGAGAGACTACTAACTTAAACAATTACAGTTCTGGTTCTCATGAAATTTTCTTGCGCTACGAGATTTTCAAAAATAACGATAAAATCACTACTCCAAGATTCTTCTAA
- a CDS encoding gliding motility-associated C-terminal domain-containing protein, whose translation MKTKITLLLQTIIVLLFLTANSYSQSSPTINLSQSAACTYSGCNAKDLTITKSFIGNSDGTALNVCNVGDATTAYLFITVDTGPKYNIYVQFDLYWNDVKVNTTGKYSYGEPVTGTEIPSIPINIAQINFTCGGKLELKNIYVSWKTGGSSNDAAGCASSSVGSKCTESGFIPNIVVNTPLAVDYSYSTSCTNGVFQQIEFTNTSSGGDGTLTYLWDFGAGATPATSTASGKSPSPITVTYSSAGTKNISLKVTDIDGDSDTKTKTISVESCCTTPVIANKTATICSGTSFSVNPTTAGNDIVPTGTTYTWSTPVSSPVGAITGGTFQSTGAVGPISQTLGNATNSAATLTYTVTPKSGSCIGSVFTVTVTVNALPAIIAQPTAPTATCSGSGSQTMTVTATGTGLSYQWRKGGMALSNGGVISGATTASLTLTNPTASDAGSYDVVVSGTCTPAVTSTAVTVAVNALPAITAQPTAPTATCSGSGSQTMTVTATGTGLSYQWRKGGMALSNGGVISGATTASLTLTDPTASDAGSYDVIVSGTCTPAVTSTAVTVAVNALPAITAQPTAPTATCSGSGSQTMTVTATGTGLSYQWRKGGIALSNGGVISGATTASLTLTNPTASDAGSYDVIVSGTCTPAVTSTAVTVAVNALPAITAQPTAPTATCSGSSSQTMTVTATGTGLSYQWRKGGIALSNGGVISGATTASLTLTNPTASDAGSYDVVVSGTCTPAVTSTAVTVTVNALPAITAQPTAPTATCSGSSSQTMTVTATGTGLSYQWRKGGMALSNGGVISGATTASLTLTNPTASDAGSYDVVVSGTCTPAVTSTAVTVAVNALPAITAQPTAPTATCSGSGSQTMTVIATGTGLSYQWRKGGIALSNGGVISGATTASLTLTNPTASDAGSYDVVVSGTCTPAVTSTAVTVAVNALPAITAQPTAPTATCSGSGSQTMTVIATGTGLSYQWRKGGMALSNGGVISGATTASLTLTNPTASDAGSYDVVVSGTCTPAVTSTAVTVTVNALPAITAQPTAPTATCSGSGSQTMTVTATGTGLSYQWRKGGMALSNGGVISGATTASLTLTNPTASDAGSYDVIVSGTCTPAVTSTAVTVTVNALPAITAQPTAPTATCSGSSSQTMTVTATGTGLSYQWRKGGMALSNGGVISGATTASLTLTNPTASDAGSYDVVVSGTCTPAVTSTAVTVAVNALPAITAQPTAPTATCSGSGSQTMTVTATGTGLSYQWRKGGIALSNGGVISGATTASLTLTNPTASDAGSYDVVVSGTCTPAVTSTAVTVAVNALPTLSGAAQASTVCAGSTATLNLTGLLPNSTSTIAYTINGVAQTSVTSVVSSASGAASFTSAALTAANNGQILQITGITITSATPNCSKSFTQNVALSVNPETVGGTVTSAQTICYGTAPANLTLSGNTGTVVKWQKSSDVGFTNYTDITETSTILLGTTIGNLIVNTYFRAVVKSGTCPEADLPAVLITVNPKASASDIDAQGKEICTGSTAILNASSNTVAEPSFNWYSDVNLTTLLHTGPSYTTPTLTATTTYYVSVQGTAVCENAPNSAKEVKVTVNPKASASDINAEGKEICTGSTAILNTSSNTVAEPYFNWYSDVDLTTLLHTGPSYTTPTLTATTTYYVSVQGTAVCENAPNSAKEVKVTVNPKASASDINAQGKEICTGSTAILNASSNTVAEPSFNWYSDVDLTTLLHTGPSYTTITLTATTTYYVSVQGTAVCENAPNSAKEVKVTVNPKASASDINAQGKEICTGSTAILNASSNTVVEPYFNWYSDVDLTTLLHTGPSYTTPTLTATTTYYVSVQGTAVCENAPNSAKEVKVTVNPKASASDINAQGKEICTGSTAILNASSNTVAEPSFNWYSDVDLTTLLHTGPSYTTPTLTATSTYYVSVQGTAVCENAPNSAKEVKVTVNPKASASDINAQGKEICTGSTAILNASSNTVVEPFFNWYSDVDLTTLLHTGPSYTTPTLTATTTYYVSVQGTAVCENAPNSAKEVKVTVNPKASASDINAQGKEICTGSTAILNASSNTVSEPSFNWYSDVDLTTLLHTGPSYTTPTLTATTTYYVSVQGTAVCENAPNSAKEVKVTVNPKPTPIIIGLSSVCSGDKDYVYSATNVEGHAYSWTVAGGSITAGIGTNSITVTWGSAGIGTVDLTEVITTTTCSTVAIQKTVAINTCSIAIEKDGIYVDPTPNHINIPKEGDKIKYTFYVTNSGNVNVHNVVIKDDRVENIEFIKGDINTIGILEVGEKWEYEAFYTITQADINKGFVYNLAFANAKDPNDIPVPEVTSTDPTPCDSCPKDPTCNDCTSTITPLNQSPKLEVKIAQDNDRYSFIGDIINYTITVTNTGNVTLHDIRVTDSVTGLDITIQGSLAPGESIQPIIRSHTIVKDDLVREFVTNTANAVGLTITNNEVPALPDSKTAEKATVLPCESIYIYNAFSPNGDGINEKFIVDGFRSEFKICYPENTVEIYNRWGVLVFETKNYDNETNFFEGYSRGRTTVSESSGLPTGTYFYIISYSSIDGIGDIQTYRKEGYLYLTR comes from the coding sequence ATGAAAACAAAAATTACTCTCCTATTACAGACTATTATAGTTCTGTTGTTTTTGACAGCAAATAGTTATTCGCAATCAAGTCCTACGATTAACTTAAGTCAATCAGCTGCATGTACATATTCAGGTTGTAATGCAAAAGACTTAACAATCACGAAATCCTTCATTGGGAACTCCGACGGGACAGCTTTGAATGTCTGCAATGTTGGCGATGCAACTACTGCGTATCTATTTATAACGGTTGATACGGGGCCAAAATATAATATTTATGTCCAATTTGATCTTTATTGGAATGATGTTAAAGTGAATACAACTGGTAAATACTCTTATGGAGAACCAGTAACTGGAACCGAAATTCCAAGCATTCCAATAAATATAGCCCAAATTAATTTTACTTGTGGTGGTAAATTGGAATTGAAAAATATTTATGTTTCATGGAAAACAGGTGGTTCTTCAAATGATGCCGCTGGTTGCGCAAGCTCATCTGTTGGTTCAAAATGTACTGAATCAGGTTTTATACCTAATATAGTTGTTAACACTCCTTTGGCTGTTGATTATTCATATAGTACAAGTTGCACAAATGGAGTTTTTCAGCAAATTGAATTTACTAATACTTCTTCTGGCGGCGATGGAACATTAACTTACCTTTGGGATTTTGGTGCAGGAGCAACCCCTGCAACTTCAACTGCAAGTGGAAAATCACCAAGCCCTATTACTGTAACATATTCCTCAGCGGGGACAAAAAACATTAGTTTAAAAGTTACAGATATTGATGGTGATTCTGACACAAAAACAAAAACAATATCAGTAGAGTCTTGTTGTACAACACCCGTAATCGCAAATAAAACAGCAACAATTTGTTCTGGAACTTCATTTAGTGTCAATCCAACAACAGCAGGTAATGATATTGTTCCAACTGGAACAACTTATACATGGTCAACTCCTGTAAGTAGTCCCGTTGGAGCAATAACTGGAGGTACTTTTCAAAGTACTGGAGCTGTAGGACCTATAAGCCAAACTTTAGGAAATGCAACAAATAGTGCTGCAACATTAACCTATACCGTTACTCCAAAATCTGGCAGTTGTATTGGTTCAGTCTTTACGGTAACGGTTACAGTAAATGCTTTACCTGCAATAATTGCACAACCTACCGCACCTACAGCAACTTGTTCGGGTTCGGGTTCTCAAACCATGACCGTAACTGCAACAGGAACAGGATTATCATACCAATGGAGAAAAGGCGGGATGGCCTTATCCAACGGTGGGGTTATTAGTGGTGCAACAACTGCTAGTTTAACTTTAACCAATCCTACAGCTAGTGATGCTGGTAGCTACGATGTAGTCGTTAGCGGAACTTGTACTCCAGCGGTAACTTCAACAGCGGTAACAGTTGCAGTAAATGCTTTACCTGCAATAACTGCACAACCTACAGCACCTACAGCAACTTGTTCGGGTTCGGGTTCTCAAACCATGACCGTAACTGCAACAGGAACAGGATTATCATACCAATGGAGAAAAGGCGGGATGGCCTTATCCAACGGTGGGGTTATTAGTGGTGCAACAACTGCTAGTTTAACTTTAACGGATCCTACAGCTAGTGATGCTGGTAGCTACGATGTAATCGTTAGCGGAACTTGTACTCCAGCGGTAACTTCAACAGCGGTAACAGTTGCAGTAAATGCTTTACCTGCAATAACTGCACAACCTACCGCACCTACAGCAACTTGTTCGGGTTCGGGTTCTCAAACCATGACCGTAACTGCAACAGGAACAGGATTATCATACCAATGGAGAAAAGGCGGGATTGCCTTGTCCAACGGTGGGGTTATTAGTGGTGCAACAACTGCTAGTTTAACTTTAACGAATCCTACAGCTAGTGATGCTGGTAGCTACGATGTAATCGTTAGCGGAACTTGTACTCCAGCGGTAACTTCAACAGCGGTAACAGTTGCAGTAAATGCTTTACCTGCAATAACAGCACAACCTACAGCACCTACAGCAACTTGTTCGGGTTCGAGTTCTCAAACCATGACCGTAACTGCAACAGGAACAGGATTATCATACCAATGGAGAAAAGGCGGGATTGCCTTGTCCAACGGTGGGGTTATTAGTGGTGCAACAACTGCTAGTTTAACTTTAACCAATCCTACAGCTAGTGATGCTGGTAGCTACGATGTAGTCGTTAGCGGAACTTGTACTCCAGCGGTAACTTCAACAGCGGTAACGGTTACAGTAAATGCTTTACCTGCAATAACAGCACAACCTACAGCACCTACAGCAACTTGTTCGGGTTCGAGTTCTCAAACCATGACCGTAACTGCAACAGGAACAGGATTATCATACCAATGGAGAAAAGGCGGGATGGCCTTGTCCAACGGTGGGGTTATTAGTGGTGCAACAACTGCTAGTTTAACTTTAACCAATCCTACAGCTAGTGATGCTGGTAGCTACGATGTAGTCGTTAGCGGAACTTGTACTCCAGCGGTAACTTCAACAGCGGTAACAGTTGCAGTAAATGCTTTACCTGCAATAACTGCACAACCTACAGCACCTACAGCAACTTGTTCGGGTTCGGGTTCTCAAACCATGACCGTAATTGCAACAGGAACAGGATTATCATACCAATGGAGAAAAGGCGGGATTGCCTTGTCCAACGGTGGGGTTATTAGTGGTGCAACAACTGCTAGTTTAACTTTAACCAATCCTACAGCTAGTGATGCTGGTAGCTACGATGTAGTCGTTAGCGGAACTTGTACTCCAGCGGTAACTTCAACAGCGGTAACAGTTGCAGTAAATGCTTTACCTGCAATAACTGCACAACCTACAGCACCTACAGCAACTTGTTCGGGTTCGGGTTCTCAAACCATGACCGTAATTGCAACAGGAACAGGATTATCATACCAATGGAGAAAAGGCGGGATGGCCTTATCCAACGGTGGGGTTATTAGTGGTGCAACAACTGCTAGTTTAACTTTAACCAATCCTACAGCTAGTGATGCTGGTAGCTACGATGTAGTCGTTAGCGGAACTTGTACTCCAGCGGTAACTTCAACAGCGGTAACGGTTACAGTAAATGCTTTACCTGCAATAACAGCACAACCTACAGCACCTACAGCAACTTGTTCGGGTTCGGGTTCTCAAACCATGACCGTAACTGCAACAGGAACAGGATTATCATACCAATGGAGAAAAGGCGGGATGGCCTTATCCAACGGTGGGGTTATTAGTGGTGCAACAACTGCTAGTTTAACTTTAACCAATCCTACAGCTAGTGATGCTGGTAGCTACGATGTAATCGTTAGCGGAACTTGTACTCCAGCGGTAACTTCAACAGCGGTAACGGTTACAGTAAATGCTTTACCTGCAATAACAGCACAACCTACAGCACCTACAGCAACTTGTTCGGGTTCGAGTTCTCAAACCATGACCGTAACTGCAACAGGAACAGGATTATCATACCAATGGAGAAAAGGCGGGATGGCCTTGTCCAACGGTGGGGTTATTAGTGGTGCAACAACTGCTAGTTTAACTTTAACCAATCCTACAGCTAGTGATGCTGGTAGCTACGATGTAGTCGTTAGCGGAACTTGTACTCCAGCGGTAACTTCAACAGCGGTAACAGTTGCAGTAAATGCTTTACCTGCAATAACTGCACAACCTACAGCACCTACAGCAACTTGTTCGGGTTCGGGTTCTCAAACCATGACCGTAACTGCAACAGGAACAGGATTATCATACCAATGGAGAAAAGGCGGGATTGCCTTATCCAACGGTGGGGTTATTAGTGGTGCAACAACTGCTAGTTTAACTTTAACCAATCCTACAGCTAGTGATGCTGGTAGCTACGATGTAGTCGTTAGCGGAACTTGTACTCCAGCGGTAACTTCAACAGCGGTAACAGTTGCAGTAAATGCTTTACCAACACTTTCAGGTGCGGCACAAGCTTCGACTGTATGTGCTGGATCTACAGCTACTTTAAACTTAACAGGATTATTGCCTAATAGCACTTCTACGATAGCTTATACTATTAATGGAGTTGCACAAACTTCTGTTACATCAGTTGTGTCGTCTGCTTCTGGAGCGGCGAGCTTTACATCTGCTGCTTTGACTGCTGCTAATAATGGACAAATTTTACAAATTACTGGAATTACAATTACTAGTGCTACCCCTAACTGTAGCAAATCATTTACGCAAAATGTTGCTTTGAGTGTTAATCCAGAGACAGTTGGAGGTACCGTTACTTCAGCACAAACAATCTGCTACGGGACAGCTCCGGCAAATTTAACCCTAAGTGGAAATACAGGAACTGTAGTGAAATGGCAAAAATCTAGTGATGTCGGCTTTACAAATTATACAGATATTACTGAAACTTCAACTATTTTGTTGGGAACAACTATAGGCAACCTTATCGTAAACACCTATTTTAGAGCGGTTGTAAAAAGCGGGACTTGTCCAGAGGCTGATTTACCAGCGGTATTGATTACCGTAAATCCAAAAGCTTCAGCTTCGGATATCGATGCACAAGGAAAAGAAATATGTACTGGATCAACTGCGATTTTAAACGCTTCGAGCAACACGGTTGCGGAACCATCTTTTAATTGGTATAGCGATGTTAACTTGACCACTTTATTACATACTGGTCCTTCTTATACTACTCCAACTTTAACAGCAACTACAACTTATTACGTAAGTGTACAGGGAACGGCTGTTTGTGAGAATGCACCAAACTCGGCTAAAGAGGTTAAAGTAACTGTAAACCCAAAAGCTTCAGCTTCGGATATCAACGCAGAAGGAAAAGAAATATGTACTGGATCAACTGCTATTTTAAACACTTCAAGCAACACGGTTGCGGAACCATATTTTAATTGGTATAGCGATGTTGACTTGACCACTTTATTACATACTGGTCCTTCTTATACAACTCCAACTTTAACAGCAACTACAACTTATTACGTAAGTGTACAGGGAACGGCTGTTTGTGAGAATGCACCAAACTCGGCTAAAGAGGTTAAAGTAACTGTAAACCCAAAAGCTTCAGCTTCGGATATCAACGCACAAGGAAAAGAAATATGTACTGGATCAACTGCAATTTTAAACGCTTCGAGCAACACGGTTGCGGAACCATCTTTTAATTGGTATAGCGATGTTGACTTGACCACTTTATTACATACTGGTCCTTCTTATACAACTATAACTTTAACAGCAACTACAACTTATTACGTAAGCGTACAGGGAACGGCTGTTTGTGAGAATGCACCAAACTCGGCTAAAGAGGTTAAAGTAACCGTAAACCCAAAAGCTTCAGCTTCGGATATCAACGCACAAGGAAAAGAAATATGTACTGGATCAACTGCGATTTTAAACGCTTCGAGCAACACGGTTGTGGAACCATATTTTAATTGGTATAGCGATGTTGACTTGACCACTTTATTACATACTGGTCCTTCTTATACAACTCCAACTTTAACAGCAACTACAACTTATTACGTAAGTGTACAGGGAACGGCTGTTTGTGAGAATGCACCAAACTCGGCTAAAGAGGTTAAAGTAACTGTAAACCCAAAAGCTTCAGCTTCGGATATTAACGCACAAGGAAAAGAAATATGTACTGGATCAACTGCAATTTTAAACGCTTCGAGCAACACGGTTGCGGAACCATCTTTTAATTGGTATAGCGATGTTGACTTGACCACTTTATTACATACTGGTCCTTCTTATACAACTCCAACTTTAACAGCAACTTCAACTTATTACGTAAGCGTACAGGGAACGGCTGTTTGTGAGAATGCACCAAACTCGGCTAAAGAGGTTAAAGTAACCGTAAACCCAAAAGCTTCAGCTTCGGATATCAACGCACAAGGAAAAGAAATATGTACTGGATCAACTGCGATTTTAAACGCTTCGAGCAACACGGTTGTGGAACCATTTTTTAATTGGTATAGCGATGTTGACTTGACCACTTTATTACATACTGGTCCTTCTTATACAACTCCAACTTTAACAGCAACTACAACTTATTACGTAAGTGTACAGGGAACGGCTGTTTGTGAGAATGCACCAAACTCGGCTAAAGAGGTTAAAGTAACTGTAAACCCAAAAGCTTCAGCTTCGGATATCAACGCACAAGGAAAAGAAATATGTACTGGATCGACTGCGATTTTAAACGCTTCGAGCAATACGGTTTCGGAACCATCTTTTAATTGGTATAGCGATGTTGACTTGACCACTTTATTACATACTGGTCCTTCTTATACTACTCCAACTTTAACAGCAACTACAACTTATTACGTAAGCGTACAGGGAACTGCTGTTTGTGAGAATGCACCAAACTCGGCTAAAGAGGTTAAAGTGACCGTAAACCCAAAACCAACACCAATTATAATTGGTTTGTCTTCTGTATGTTCAGGTGATAAAGATTATGTCTATAGTGCTACAAATGTAGAAGGTCATGCTTATTCTTGGACTGTCGCTGGAGGTTCTATAACAGCTGGTATAGGAACCAATTCTATAACAGTAACTTGGGGATCAGCAGGCATAGGAACGGTCGACCTAACAGAAGTAATAACGACTACAACTTGTTCTACTGTTGCAATACAAAAAACAGTAGCAATAAATACATGTTCAATTGCAATAGAAAAAGACGGTATTTATGTAGATCCTACTCCCAATCACATTAACATCCCTAAGGAAGGTGATAAAATTAAATACACCTTTTACGTAACTAATTCTGGTAATGTAAACGTACATAATGTGGTGATTAAAGATGATCGTGTAGAGAATATTGAATTTATAAAAGGAGATATAAATACTATCGGTATATTGGAAGTTGGTGAAAAATGGGAATATGAGGCTTTCTATACAATAACTCAAGCTGATATTAACAAAGGTTTTGTTTATAATTTGGCTTTTGCAAATGCTAAGGACCCTAATGATATTCCTGTACCTGAAGTGACTTCTACAGACCCTACACCATGTGATTCATGTCCAAAAGATCCTACTTGTAATGACTGCACTAGCACTATAACTCCTTTAAATCAAAGTCCTAAATTAGAAGTTAAAATAGCTCAAGATAATGATAGATATAGTTTTATTGGTGATATTATCAATTATACCATTACAGTAACCAATACAGGTAATGTGACTCTCCATGACATCCGAGTGACTGATAGTGTTACAGGTTTAGATATTACCATTCAAGGCTCATTAGCACCTGGAGAAAGTATTCAACCGATTATTCGAAGTCATACTATAGTTAAAGATGACTTAGTGCGTGAATTTGTAACCAATACAGCTAATGCGGTTGGTTTAACAATTACGAATAATGAGGTACCTGCCCTACCTGATTCTAAAACAGCTGAAAAAGCAACAGTACTGCCTTGTGAATCAATATATATTTACAACGCTTTCTCACCAAATGGTGATGGAATTAATGAAAAGTTTATAGTTGATGGCTTTAGATCTGAATTTAAAATCTGCTACCCTGAGAATACTGTTGAGATTTATAACCGATGGGGAGTATTGGTTTTTGAAACCAAAAACTATGACAATGAAACCAACTTTTTTGAAGGGTATTCAAGAGGTAGAACAACTGTCAGCGAATCATCTGGATTACCTACAGGAACCTATTTTTACATCATAAGTTATAGTTCCATTGATGGAATTGGTGATATTCAAACTTATAGAAAAGAAGGGTATTTATACCTTACTCGATAA
- a CDS encoding OmpA family protein encodes MKNKILLYITIVSVFSLNIYSQKARLAAADQKYDNYAYIDAIKTYERVAEKGYKSADMFQKLGNAYYFNAQLENAAKWYGELFAMNTSVEPEYYYRYSQSLRAIGENKQADAMMVKFVELSGNDNRAKLFKKNRNYLAEIKANSGRYDIEDAGINSKYSDYGTAIYNNKIVFTSARDTGSIGQRKHTWTNQYFTNLYMADLGDQMTPGAPSKFDKNINSKFHESTPVFTKDGNTMYFTRNNFIDGKKGKNGNDVTLIKIYKATIEKEKWANIIELPFNSNNYSTAHPTLSQDEKTLYFASDMPGTLGLSDLFKVKINDDGSFGTPENLGNTINTPGRETFPFMSDENEIYFASDGHPGLGGLDVFVSKISQDGTFSEVQNVGADINSPKDDFAYLIDTKSRRGFFTSNRDGGQGYDDIYKFLENKRLTCEQELYGQITDIDSKEVLPNSKVSLFDKRFKDISSMMSDQKGNYSFMVECDKTYYVRAEKPEYTTKEEKITVDKDQGKTKLDIALEKITCKVAIGDDLGKCFGIKMIYFDFDKSDIRPEAALDLEKILDVLKQYPNMKLDIRSHTDSRGSFKYNEALSDRRVKSTIAWLIKNGINSNRFIGRGYGEYELVNKCSDGVNCTEEEHQLNRRSEFIITDL; translated from the coding sequence ATGAAAAATAAGATACTCCTTTACATAACAATAGTAAGTGTTTTTTCCTTAAACATTTACTCTCAAAAAGCTAGATTAGCTGCAGCCGATCAAAAATATGACAACTATGCCTATATAGATGCCATAAAAACTTATGAAAGAGTAGCAGAGAAAGGCTACAAGTCTGCCGATATGTTTCAAAAGTTAGGTAATGCTTATTATTTTAACGCACAACTTGAAAATGCAGCCAAATGGTATGGGGAATTATTTGCTATGAATACCTCTGTTGAACCCGAATACTATTACAGATATTCACAGTCTCTAAGAGCCATTGGTGAGAATAAACAAGCCGATGCTATGATGGTTAAATTTGTAGAGCTTTCTGGAAATGACAATAGAGCAAAACTCTTTAAAAAAAATAGAAACTACCTAGCAGAAATTAAAGCCAATTCTGGAAGATACGATATTGAGGATGCAGGTATAAACTCTAAATATTCTGATTATGGGACCGCTATTTATAACAACAAAATAGTTTTTACTTCCGCTCGGGATACCGGTAGTATAGGACAAAGAAAACACACTTGGACCAATCAATATTTTACCAATTTATATATGGCTGATTTGGGTGATCAAATGACCCCTGGAGCTCCTAGTAAATTTGATAAAAACATAAACTCTAAATTTCATGAATCTACTCCGGTATTTACCAAAGATGGAAACACTATGTATTTCACTAGAAACAACTTTATTGATGGTAAGAAAGGTAAAAATGGAAACGATGTCACTTTAATCAAAATTTACAAAGCAACAATCGAAAAAGAAAAGTGGGCTAATATTATTGAATTGCCTTTTAATAGTAACAATTATTCTACAGCACACCCTACCCTTAGTCAAGATGAAAAAACATTATATTTTGCTTCAGATATGCCAGGGACTTTAGGTCTTTCTGATTTGTTTAAAGTAAAAATAAATGACGATGGTAGCTTTGGTACTCCTGAAAATTTAGGCAATACCATTAACACTCCTGGTAGAGAAACTTTTCCTTTCATGAGTGACGAAAATGAAATCTACTTTGCCTCTGACGGGCATCCTGGTTTGGGAGGTCTAGATGTATTTGTTTCTAAAATAAGTCAAGATGGAACTTTTAGTGAGGTTCAAAATGTGGGTGCTGATATTAATTCCCCTAAAGATGATTTTGCCTATTTAATAGATACTAAATCTCGTAGAGGTTTCTTTACCTCTAATAGAGACGGAGGACAGGGATATGACGATATTTATAAATTTTTAGAAAACAAAAGGTTGACTTGCGAACAAGAATTGTATGGACAAATTACAGATATCGATTCTAAAGAAGTTCTTCCTAATTCTAAAGTGAGTCTTTTTGACAAAAGATTCAAAGACATCTCCTCTATGATGTCTGATCAAAAAGGAAATTATTCTTTTATGGTCGAATGTGATAAAACGTATTATGTAAGAGCTGAAAAACCAGAATACACAACAAAGGAAGAAAAAATAACAGTCGATAAGGATCAAGGTAAAACAAAACTCGATATTGCTTTAGAAAAAATTACTTGTAAAGTTGCCATTGGAGATGATTTGGGTAAATGTTTTGGTATCAAAATGATCTACTTTGACTTTGACAAATCAGATATTAGACCTGAAGCTGCTTTAGACCTAGAAAAAATATTAGATGTACTAAAACAATATCCAAATATGAAACTAGATATTCGTTCTCATACCGATAGTAGAGGAAGCTTTAAATACAACGAAGCCTTATCTGATCGAAGAGTTAAATCAACCATTGCTTGGTTGATTAAAAATGGTATAAACTCAAACAGGTTTATCGGTAGAGGATATGGGGAATATGAGTTAGTAAATAAATGTTCAGACGGTGTTAATTGTACTGAAGAAGAACACCAACTAAATAGAAGAAGTGAATTTATTATTACTGATTTGTAA
- a CDS encoding CAP domain-containing protein: MIKIFSRVLILSSLFFGMNSCSSEVLNESNLSVNDTNFQKNVIYNYSSIELETLNLINDYRNSMGLKALEKINYISIKSEEHDEYMISNNVISHDNFSIRSEHIKMTLGAESVSENIAFNFNTAETVVSAWLKSDLHKKNIVSNCTHFGIAVKVDPVTGKKYFTNIFIRIR; encoded by the coding sequence ATGATTAAAATTTTCTCACGTGTACTTATTTTAAGTTCACTTTTTTTTGGAATGAACTCTTGTTCTTCTGAGGTATTAAATGAATCTAATTTATCTGTAAATGATACTAATTTTCAAAAGAACGTAATCTATAATTATTCTTCAATTGAATTAGAGACTTTGAATCTAATTAATGACTATCGGAATAGCATGGGTCTGAAGGCCTTAGAAAAGATAAATTATATTTCTATTAAATCTGAAGAACATGATGAGTATATGATTTCGAACAATGTTATAAGTCATGATAATTTCTCAATTCGTTCAGAGCATATAAAAATGACACTTGGAGCTGAGTCTGTCAGTGAAAACATTGCTTTTAATTTTAATACAGCAGAAACTGTTGTTTCTGCATGGTTAAAAAGTGACCTGCATAAAAAAAATATTGTTAGTAATTGTACTCATTTTGGAATAGCTGTCAAAGTCGACCCTGTTACAGGGAAAAAATATTTCACAAATATTTTTATTAGAATTCGATGA